From Rutidosis leptorrhynchoides isolate AG116_Rl617_1_P2 chromosome 3, CSIRO_AGI_Rlap_v1, whole genome shotgun sequence, a single genomic window includes:
- the LOC139901353 gene encoding probable methyltransferase PMT2 — translation MYKKIETCVTPRISNGDESEYKPFPERLYAVPPRITSGSIPGVSSDKYIEDSKMWKKHVDGYKKFNKYIDTGRYRNIIDMNAGLGGFAAALESSKLWVMNVVPTLAETNTLGVIYERGLIGIYHDWCEAFSTYPRSYDLIHANSLFSLYNERCEFEDILIEMDRILRPEGTVILRDDVDVLMKVKNIVELMRWDTKLIDHEDGPFVTEKILVAVKQYWVVNSTSSQLRDYKKNRS, via the exons ATGTACAAGAAAATAGAGACATGTGTAACTCCTCGAATTTCTAATGGTGATGAATCGGAATACAAACCATTTCCTGAGAGGCTTTATGCCGTACCACCAAGAATAACGAGCGGATCAATTCCAGGAGTTTCGTCTGATAAATACATCGAAGACAGCAAAATGTGGAAGAAACATGTAGATGGTTACAAAAAGTTTAATAAATATATTGATACAGGAAGGTATCGAAACATTATAGATATGAATGCGGGTTTGGGTGGATTTGCAGCTGCATTAGAATCTTCAAAATTATGGGTTATGAACGTTGTCCCGACTTTGGCTGAGACCAACACTCTTGGAGTTATATACGAACGTGGGCTAATTGGTATCTATCATGACTG GTGTGAAGCTTTTTCAACGTACCCACGATCGTATGATCTTATTCATGCCAACAGTTTATTCAGTTTATACAATGAAAG atgtgaatttgaagatattcttatAGAAATGGATAGAATTTTGCGCCCAGAAGGTACTGTAATACTACGTGATGATGTGGATGTGTTAATGAAGGTGAAGAACATAGTCGAGTTAATGAGATGGGATACAAAACTGATAGATCATGAAGACGGGCCTTTTGTTACTGAAAAAATACTTGTTGCTGTTAAACAATATTGGGTCGTTAACTCGACGTCTTCACA